A portion of the Thermosediminibacter oceani DSM 16646 genome contains these proteins:
- a CDS encoding ABC transporter ATP-binding protein, producing MPLIELRGITRQYRNGKVLINALNDITLAVGEGEFLSVMGPSGSGKSTLLNIIGCLDRPTAGEYLLNGMRVERLSDDRLSEIRNRYIGFVFQSFHLLPGLDAMGNAELPLIYRGVGTAERRRRVREALEAVGLSDRIHHRPSELSGGEQQRVAIARALAQEPVLILADEPTGSLDSKTGRTIMELFQKLNSERGITIIMVTHDRDMARYGHRIVKLLDGRIKEEELVG from the coding sequence TTGCCGCTGATAGAACTCAGGGGCATAACCAGGCAGTACCGCAACGGCAAGGTACTTATAAACGCCCTTAACGATATAACCCTCGCGGTGGGAGAGGGAGAATTCCTTTCCGTAATGGGGCCTTCGGGATCGGGGAAATCCACGCTTTTGAACATAATCGGATGCCTCGACAGGCCGACCGCCGGCGAGTACCTGTTGAACGGCATGAGGGTTGAGAGGTTGAGCGATGACAGGCTTTCTGAGATCAGAAATCGCTACATAGGGTTTGTCTTTCAGAGCTTTCACCTGCTGCCGGGCCTGGATGCCATGGGAAATGCGGAGCTTCCCCTCATATACAGGGGCGTTGGTACGGCGGAAAGGAGAAGGCGCGTGAGAGAAGCCCTTGAAGCCGTAGGGCTTTCGGACCGGATTCACCACAGGCCCTCCGAGCTTTCTGGCGGGGAACAGCAGAGGGTGGCGATCGCGAGAGCTCTGGCCCAGGAACCGGTGCTTATTCTGGCGGATGAGCCCACCGGTTCCCTGGATTCAAAAACGGGCCGGACGATCATGGAGCTGTTCCAGAAGCTGAACTCGGAAAGGGGTATCACGATTATAATGGTCACCCATGACCGGGACATGGCCCGTTACGGGCACCGCATAGTGAAGCTCCTCGACGGGAGGATAAAAGAAGAGGAGTTGGTGGGTTGA
- a CDS encoding TetR/AcrR family transcriptional regulator — translation MGKEDLGTDRKRERYESIIKAAGELFTRKGFHETKMEEIAELAGIGKGTVYEYFRSKKELFFDVIKYCTSNFLDDFKSAAAKGKGYRERLDNALSVLVRYFRESSSFFKLMIKDHRHIDEKLYEWLVDVKRTTAKIVQDILEEGMKAGELKPVTPVIPALMLLESCHLVLFSELFPEDGYDPESIKMTVIDIVLNGIRVTSSPE, via the coding sequence ATGGGGAAGGAAGACCTCGGTACGGACCGGAAGAGGGAGCGCTACGAGTCGATAATAAAGGCCGCCGGGGAACTTTTTACCCGCAAGGGCTTTCACGAGACGAAGATGGAGGAAATCGCAGAATTAGCGGGTATAGGGAAGGGAACGGTTTACGAATACTTCCGCAGCAAAAAGGAGCTTTTTTTCGATGTCATAAAGTACTGCACTTCAAACTTTCTAGACGACTTTAAATCCGCAGCGGCAAAAGGCAAGGGCTACCGCGAAAGGCTGGACAATGCCCTGAGCGTACTCGTAAGGTACTTCCGGGAGTCTTCAAGCTTCTTCAAGCTGATGATAAAAGACCACAGGCACATAGATGAAAAGCTCTATGAATGGCTGGTAGATGTGAAGAGAACGACCGCAAAGATAGTACAGGATATCCTGGAAGAAGGCATGAAAGCGGGGGAATTAAAGCCCGTGACGCCGGTAATCCCCGCCCTGATGCTGCTGGAATCGTGCCACCTGGTGCTTTTCAGTGAGCTTTTTCCGGAGGACGGATACGACCCGGAGAGTATAAAGATGACGGTTATCGATATTGTTCTGAACGGCATCAGGGTGACATCTTCCCCCGAATGA
- a CDS encoding TolC family protein, which translates to MRKFGKRAGLLSIILVLALFTVSSGSDGADAGDVLSLSLEEAVDLALKNNPAVGLSQLAVEKAELKQKELQYQERKAEEKEEEYGISLNKDFDYKYQMELGKKAADMELKLSQLGVEATGRNIRFGVEAAYYAALAARDRLQIAGDSLKRAMEMERIAKALYDSGSAAKKDLLDARVKVASAEAELKKAEAEKEKAYIDLKKLLKVDMERGIELSEAFEFKAAEKEINLAELLQQARERRIDVVRAREQMELARLDFDMTKKVYPSNTFKYKEKEYALKEAELNYEEALSRAEQEVRKAYLDYIVAAASIPVLDRSLEMAEESYRLAKLSYEAGLVRGVDLMQAEEALKQAKLQKAQAIYAYNLARLNLDNVVYMSVNR; encoded by the coding sequence ATGAGGAAATTTGGGAAAAGGGCGGGCTTACTCTCAATAATCCTTGTGCTGGCACTGTTTACTGTTTCTTCCGGTTCGGACGGCGCCGATGCCGGTGATGTCTTGAGCCTGTCTCTTGAAGAGGCCGTGGACCTGGCCCTGAAAAACAACCCGGCGGTGGGGCTTTCGCAGCTGGCGGTGGAAAAGGCCGAGCTGAAGCAAAAGGAGCTGCAGTATCAGGAAAGGAAGGCTGAGGAGAAGGAGGAAGAGTACGGTATCAGTCTAAACAAGGATTTCGATTACAAATATCAGATGGAGCTTGGCAAAAAAGCAGCGGATATGGAGTTGAAGTTGTCCCAGCTCGGGGTGGAGGCCACCGGAAGGAACATCCGGTTCGGAGTCGAGGCCGCATATTACGCGGCCCTGGCAGCCCGCGACAGGCTTCAGATCGCCGGCGACAGCCTGAAGAGAGCCATGGAAATGGAAAGGATTGCAAAGGCCCTGTACGACAGCGGTTCGGCAGCCAAAAAGGACCTTCTGGACGCCAGGGTAAAGGTGGCTTCGGCGGAAGCCGAACTGAAGAAAGCGGAGGCTGAGAAGGAAAAAGCGTATATAGACCTGAAAAAGCTTTTAAAAGTTGATATGGAAAGAGGGATTGAGCTTTCGGAGGCCTTTGAGTTCAAAGCGGCGGAAAAGGAAATCAACCTGGCTGAGCTCCTTCAGCAGGCCCGGGAAAGGAGGATTGACGTCGTCCGAGCCCGGGAGCAGATGGAACTGGCCCGGCTGGATTTCGACATGACCAAAAAGGTTTACCCCTCCAATACTTTCAAATACAAGGAAAAGGAGTACGCCTTAAAGGAGGCGGAACTGAACTATGAAGAGGCTCTCAGCCGCGCGGAGCAGGAAGTGAGGAAGGCCTACTTGGATTACATAGTTGCGGCGGCCAGCATTCCGGTGCTCGACAGGTCTTTAGAGATGGCCGAAGAGAGTTACCGCCTTGCGAAGCTCAGCTACGAGGCGGGGCTCGTAAGAGGTGTTGACCTGATGCAAGCGGAGGAAGCTCTAAAACAGGCGAAGCTTCAGAAGGCCCAGGCCATCTACGCCTATAACCTGGCCAGGTTAAACCTGGATAATGTGGTATACATGAGCGTCAACCGGTAG
- a CDS encoding efflux RND transporter permease subunit: MSLAKFSIKHPVTMTMIVVIVLVLGAVSLDRLGTDLLPDISFPTLMVITEYSGAGPEEVENLVTKPLEQVLTTVSNVKSIRSTSLEGVSNITVEFNWGTDMDFAVLDVREKIDLIKDALPSDVRSPQIYKYDASQIPVMEIAVYGGEDLSQLKKIAEDKIKNRLLQIEGVGMVQVFGGTKREIHIIVDPDKLVRYGITMDTVIRTLQAENLNLPGGAVSYGKREYLIRSISEFKDISEIKELPLAVSGGGSIPLSSVAKIEEVEETDVLSRLNKKPSVVLLLYKQSGFNTVQVSERVLKELEELRKELPADAGYDVVFDQADFINKSLGEVVENAVSGALLAVAVLYLFLRDLRTTLIIGISIPISIITTFILVYFNKITLNLMSLGGLALGVGMLVDNSIVVLDNIFRHREEGEDRVTAAISGTDEVTRAVMATTLTTVVVFLPIVFVEGITAQLFKELALTVTYSLLASLAVSLTLIPLLSSRLIGGEKKEQIVSGPAGLGRKFDAAYKRVLAFYGNLLKWALNHRKTVIGVAAAAFVVSLALIPLVGSEFLPKFDTGMITMTVQMPDGTRIEEMERAVDEINSKLDAIPEIESVLNIIGFSNQGQENDNEATIMVRLKPLAERKRTSDEVAEEIRQRTRKMPGVKVNVSSMGGMMFLGAASEPISIKIRGDDLEKLKSISEEVVNIVKSVPGTREVESSLARQRPEINIKIDKDKASLYGLNSAYVANYVKTAVQGSTATRFRMSGDEIDVKVKAESSLVDDIGKLKSLTIPSPTGVMVPLSGIAEVTKAQGPISIEREDQTRVIKVTGSVLGRFSGEVNREIQEKLKSLRLPEGYSIEMGGEQEQMMESFRSLFLAFLLASLLVYMVMAAEFESLVQPFVIMFTVPLSVIGVVLSLLLTGRSLNIASIIGIIMLVGIVVDNAIVLIDFVNQLRQKGLSREEAILKAGPIRLRPILMTTLTTILGLFPLALGFGEGGEMRASLATAVIGGLLVSTMLTLVVIPVIYTVFEDFEKIIGRIKLRMNGIRIFGR, translated from the coding sequence ATGAGCCTTGCCAAGTTTTCCATAAAGCACCCCGTTACCATGACGATGATAGTTGTCATCGTGCTGGTGCTGGGTGCGGTATCCCTCGACAGGCTGGGCACGGACCTTTTGCCGGATATAAGCTTTCCGACGCTGATGGTCATTACCGAATATAGCGGCGCAGGGCCCGAGGAAGTGGAAAATCTGGTCACAAAGCCCCTGGAACAGGTGCTGACTACCGTCAGCAACGTAAAAAGTATAAGGTCCACGTCCCTCGAAGGCGTTTCCAATATAACGGTGGAGTTTAACTGGGGCACCGACATGGATTTTGCGGTGCTGGATGTCAGGGAAAAGATAGACCTGATTAAAGATGCGCTCCCTTCCGACGTCCGTTCCCCGCAAATATATAAATACGATGCCTCGCAGATTCCCGTTATGGAGATTGCAGTCTATGGCGGTGAAGACCTTTCCCAGCTGAAAAAAATAGCCGAGGATAAAATAAAAAACAGGCTCCTGCAGATTGAAGGCGTGGGCATGGTCCAGGTTTTCGGGGGAACGAAAAGGGAAATACATATAATCGTTGACCCCGATAAACTGGTCCGGTACGGCATAACGATGGATACGGTAATAAGGACGCTGCAGGCGGAAAACCTGAACCTCCCGGGAGGTGCTGTTTCTTACGGTAAAAGGGAGTACCTGATAAGGAGCATCTCGGAATTCAAGGATATATCCGAAATCAAGGAACTACCTCTTGCGGTAAGCGGTGGAGGCAGCATCCCTCTTTCCAGCGTGGCGAAAATAGAGGAGGTCGAGGAGACCGATGTGCTGTCCAGGCTGAATAAAAAACCCAGCGTCGTATTGCTGCTTTACAAACAGAGTGGTTTTAATACCGTCCAGGTATCGGAGAGGGTTTTAAAGGAACTCGAAGAACTCCGGAAGGAGCTGCCTGCCGACGCCGGATACGACGTGGTCTTCGACCAGGCGGATTTTATAAACAAGTCGTTAGGGGAGGTTGTTGAAAACGCCGTCAGCGGCGCCCTCCTCGCCGTTGCCGTCCTGTACCTATTTTTGAGAGACCTGCGGACCACCCTTATTATAGGCATTTCAATACCCATTTCCATAATAACTACCTTTATCCTGGTATACTTCAACAAAATCACCCTGAACCTGATGTCACTGGGTGGGCTGGCCCTGGGCGTTGGAATGCTGGTGGATAACTCTATAGTGGTGCTGGATAATATATTCAGGCACCGCGAGGAAGGGGAAGACCGGGTGACTGCGGCGATTTCCGGCACCGACGAAGTCACCAGGGCGGTTATGGCGACGACGCTGACCACCGTTGTCGTGTTTTTGCCGATAGTGTTCGTTGAGGGGATTACGGCGCAGCTCTTCAAAGAACTCGCCCTCACGGTGACGTATTCGCTGCTCGCGTCCCTCGCCGTTTCACTGACGCTGATACCCCTGCTCTCATCCAGGCTTATAGGAGGCGAAAAGAAAGAGCAAATAGTGAGCGGGCCGGCGGGACTGGGGCGGAAATTCGATGCGGCATACAAAAGAGTTCTGGCTTTTTACGGGAATTTACTTAAATGGGCCCTTAATCACAGAAAAACGGTGATAGGAGTTGCCGCAGCGGCTTTTGTGGTGAGTCTCGCCTTGATACCGCTGGTCGGCAGCGAATTCCTGCCCAAATTTGATACGGGTATGATAACGATGACCGTCCAAATGCCCGACGGCACGAGGATCGAGGAGATGGAGCGCGCCGTCGACGAAATCAATTCGAAGCTGGATGCAATACCCGAAATCGAAAGCGTACTCAATATTATCGGGTTTTCGAACCAGGGCCAGGAAAACGATAACGAGGCCACCATTATGGTAAGATTGAAACCCCTGGCGGAGAGAAAGAGGACCAGTGACGAAGTGGCCGAGGAAATAAGGCAAAGGACCCGAAAGATGCCCGGTGTGAAGGTCAACGTGTCTTCGATGGGCGGGATGATGTTCCTGGGGGCGGCCTCAGAACCTATTTCCATAAAAATAAGGGGCGACGATTTGGAAAAGCTGAAAAGTATTTCCGAAGAAGTGGTAAACATCGTAAAATCGGTGCCCGGCACCCGGGAAGTTGAAAGCAGCCTCGCCAGGCAGCGCCCGGAGATTAATATAAAGATCGATAAAGATAAAGCGTCACTCTACGGGCTGAATTCCGCCTACGTGGCCAACTACGTGAAGACGGCGGTGCAGGGGAGTACCGCCACAAGGTTCAGGATGAGCGGCGATGAAATAGATGTAAAGGTTAAAGCTGAAAGCAGCCTGGTCGACGATATAGGTAAGTTAAAGAGCCTCACCATTCCAAGCCCAACAGGAGTAATGGTCCCCCTTTCCGGTATAGCCGAGGTGACAAAAGCACAAGGCCCCATTTCCATCGAGCGAGAAGACCAGACGAGGGTAATCAAGGTTACCGGCAGCGTCCTGGGCAGGTTTTCGGGCGAGGTGAACAGGGAAATACAGGAGAAGCTGAAGTCCCTCAGACTGCCGGAGGGTTACAGCATAGAAATGGGCGGGGAACAGGAACAGATGATGGAGTCTTTCAGGAGCCTTTTTCTCGCGTTTCTGCTGGCATCCCTCCTGGTATATATGGTCATGGCCGCGGAGTTTGAGTCCCTTGTGCAGCCTTTCGTAATAATGTTTACCGTGCCTCTTTCTGTGATCGGAGTGGTGTTATCGCTGCTTTTGACCGGCAGGAGCCTGAATATAGCCTCCATAATAGGCATAATAATGCTGGTCGGAATAGTGGTTGATAACGCCATAGTGCTGATTGACTTTGTAAATCAGCTGCGGCAGAAGGGACTTTCCAGGGAAGAAGCTATATTGAAAGCGGGACCGATCAGACTCAGGCCCATACTGATGACGACGCTAACGACCATACTGGGGCTTTTCCCGCTGGCTTTGGGCTTCGGGGAAGGTGGCGAAATGCGCGCCTCTCTGGCTACTGCCGTCATAGGCGGGCTTTTGGTATCAACTATGCTTACCCTGGTGGTGATTCCGGTGATATACACCGTATTTGAGGATTTTGAGAAAATCATCGGCAGGATAAAGTTGCGGATGAACGGCATCCGCATATTTGGGAGGTAA
- a CDS encoding efflux RND transporter periplasmic adaptor subunit: MLRKGFAALIFFLIPVMVVAGCGRKPPEAADTQESVPVKVDRVTARDLAEYRIFPGTVEAAGQVTVTAKMSGRVEAVLVKAGEKVKAGQVLVRLEQQDVKSQVDQAKAGYEAALANYNKINSQLEQEVQRLESALKQAEENYKNTAQNYERMSGLYQDGAISKREFEGIELQYKIAKEQYESARVQLEMTKEKAVPGTVAAAKAQVEQAKAALSAAQSALESTLITAPIDGVVGAVDVKVGQLITPGIPVATLGNTGSMVVKINVSEDVINSVKTGQKVEVAIEAAGVNLEGTVTSVSPYKDARTGTYPVEVNISGAGETVKPGMFARVKLAVATYPKVLAVPEECVLTKGEDKIIYLVEGGKAKAVKVVTGPTVDGFTVIREGLEEGLEIVVEGQEYLDDGAPVEVVGKEEGK; encoded by the coding sequence ATGCTTAGGAAAGGGTTCGCGGCATTGATATTTTTTCTTATTCCCGTAATGGTCGTAGCGGGCTGCGGAAGGAAGCCGCCGGAGGCCGCCGATACACAGGAGTCCGTTCCCGTAAAGGTGGACCGGGTAACTGCGCGGGATTTGGCAGAATACCGTATCTTTCCCGGGACGGTAGAGGCTGCAGGCCAGGTGACCGTTACCGCCAAGATGTCGGGCAGGGTGGAAGCGGTTCTGGTGAAGGCCGGCGAAAAAGTAAAGGCCGGCCAGGTGCTGGTAAGGCTCGAACAGCAGGACGTAAAATCCCAGGTTGACCAGGCCAAGGCGGGGTACGAAGCAGCCCTTGCCAACTACAATAAAATAAACAGCCAGCTGGAACAGGAGGTCCAAAGGCTGGAGTCGGCGTTGAAACAGGCCGAGGAAAACTACAAAAACACCGCTCAGAATTATGAGAGGATGAGCGGACTCTATCAGGACGGGGCCATTTCCAAGCGTGAATTCGAAGGGATAGAACTGCAGTACAAAATAGCGAAGGAGCAGTACGAGTCTGCCAGGGTGCAGCTTGAGATGACAAAAGAAAAGGCGGTGCCGGGGACAGTGGCGGCGGCAAAAGCCCAGGTGGAGCAGGCTAAGGCTGCGCTTTCCGCCGCACAGAGTGCTCTGGAAAGTACGCTGATAACAGCGCCCATCGACGGCGTAGTAGGAGCCGTAGACGTGAAGGTGGGGCAGCTCATTACTCCCGGCATACCAGTGGCCACCTTGGGTAACACCGGCAGCATGGTCGTTAAGATAAACGTGAGCGAAGATGTTATAAATTCTGTAAAAACCGGACAGAAGGTCGAAGTTGCCATCGAAGCCGCCGGGGTGAACCTGGAAGGCACGGTGACAAGCGTGAGCCCTTACAAGGATGCGAGGACCGGTACCTACCCCGTTGAGGTGAATATATCCGGTGCCGGCGAGACCGTAAAACCCGGCATGTTCGCCAGGGTGAAGCTGGCCGTCGCCACATATCCCAAAGTATTAGCCGTTCCCGAGGAATGCGTGCTCACGAAAGGCGAGGATAAAATTATCTACCTGGTGGAAGGCGGGAAGGCAAAAGCGGTGAAGGTCGTAACCGGGCCTACGGTTGACGGGTTTACGGTGATCAGGGAAGGATTGGAGGAAGGCCTTGAGATTGTGGTAGAGGGCCAGGAATATCTGGACGACGGGGCCCCGGTGGAAGTGGTCGGTAAGGAGGAAGGAAAATGA
- a CDS encoding efflux RND transporter periplasmic adaptor subunit, producing the protein MKYKKLLALIIIVAVAAVCYFFFSGSREKAASTTPAMTARVQRGNLTVSVKASGAIQPYELHELLPRSGGKVEKIYVKAGDRVKKGDPLLVLSNEETDISLQKAKINVSQQKTALDEALSALENTEVRSPDKGLVKEITVRKGESVTKGAVVARLQLNPGKTLVRAPFNGHQIKYIKPGQKAQVLFLDSLFTTEGVVKEVEERGAVQPSGAVFYYATVEISGDYYIEGEETPVDVSIFTQNGTEQSLESVPLEPPELVDVKAEASGTVKEIYVKENAVVDEGGRILSISSEEVDRNVENARQSLEQAQLDYQLRLRQKEQLTYTAPFDGTIVEVNASEGEELVQSGSQESRDPLIIVADYSKMKVVVSVDELDAIKIKPGMPAKITSDALPDKTWEGTVEHVAEIGTVQNDVSTFDVTVVTKPIEELRAGMTVNVEIVMETKENALMVPVSAVRQMNGKSYVVLAEKNPSTRQNGNSRQNLKEVKTGISNSEYIEILEGLNEGDLVLLTSGTGRAAGTTERYRMRPPGMFMGPTGPGR; encoded by the coding sequence GTGAAGTATAAAAAACTTTTGGCGTTGATAATAATCGTCGCCGTCGCCGCAGTATGCTATTTTTTCTTCTCAGGTAGCCGCGAGAAAGCGGCATCCACCACCCCTGCCATGACCGCCCGCGTGCAGAGAGGTAACCTCACCGTGAGCGTCAAGGCGAGCGGGGCGATACAGCCTTACGAACTTCACGAACTGCTGCCGAGGAGCGGCGGCAAAGTAGAGAAAATTTACGTAAAGGCTGGCGACCGAGTAAAAAAAGGCGACCCGCTGCTCGTATTGAGCAACGAGGAAACGGACATCTCGCTGCAAAAGGCAAAAATAAACGTGTCCCAGCAGAAAACAGCACTGGATGAAGCGCTTTCTGCCCTGGAAAATACCGAGGTCAGGTCACCCGATAAAGGCCTGGTGAAAGAGATTACCGTAAGGAAAGGCGAATCCGTAACAAAGGGGGCCGTGGTGGCAAGGCTCCAACTAAACCCCGGCAAAACCCTGGTCCGGGCCCCCTTTAACGGCCACCAGATTAAGTACATAAAACCGGGCCAGAAGGCGCAGGTACTGTTTCTGGATTCCCTCTTCACTACCGAAGGAGTCGTAAAGGAGGTAGAGGAAAGAGGCGCCGTACAGCCGAGCGGTGCCGTATTTTATTACGCCACCGTAGAAATTAGCGGTGATTACTACATTGAAGGCGAAGAAACCCCGGTTGACGTCAGCATATTTACGCAAAACGGAACCGAGCAGAGCCTTGAAAGTGTCCCCCTGGAGCCGCCGGAGCTTGTCGACGTCAAGGCCGAGGCTTCCGGGACGGTGAAGGAAATTTACGTAAAAGAAAATGCGGTCGTCGATGAAGGCGGGAGAATACTCTCCATAAGCTCCGAGGAAGTCGACCGGAATGTGGAAAACGCCCGCCAGTCCCTGGAGCAGGCGCAGCTGGACTACCAGTTGAGGCTCCGGCAAAAAGAGCAGCTGACATACACCGCTCCCTTCGACGGCACCATCGTCGAAGTGAACGCCAGCGAAGGCGAGGAACTGGTCCAATCGGGCAGCCAGGAAAGCCGCGACCCGCTGATAATAGTGGCGGATTACTCTAAGATGAAGGTCGTGGTGTCCGTCGACGAACTGGACGCAATCAAGATAAAGCCGGGAATGCCGGCAAAGATCACTTCCGACGCGCTGCCCGACAAGACCTGGGAGGGGACCGTCGAACACGTAGCAGAAATCGGCACCGTGCAAAACGACGTCTCCACCTTCGACGTCACCGTCGTGACGAAACCCATTGAAGAACTCAGAGCCGGCATGACTGTAAACGTGGAGATAGTCATGGAGACCAAAGAGAATGCGCTGATGGTGCCGGTATCGGCCGTGAGGCAGATGAACGGAAAAAGTTACGTCGTCCTGGCAGAAAAGAATCCCTCCACCCGGCAGAACGGCAACAGCCGCCAGAATCTCAAAGAAGTAAAGACGGGGATCTCCAACAGCGAATACATCGAAATTCTGGAGGGCCTGAACGAGGGCGATCTAGTCCTGCTGACTTCCGGCACCGGCAGGGCGGCAGGGACAACCGAGCGCTACCGGATGCGGCCACCGGGAATGTTCATGGGGCCGACCGGACCTGGGCGGTAA
- a CDS encoding ABC transporter ATP-binding protein, with protein MIELIGVSKVYGKGKNQVPVLDDINLKVDEGEFVAILGPSGSGKTTLMNILGLIDTPTSGSYIFEGKPVSELKDRELAKIRNRKIGFVFQSFNLIPDLDALENVELPLIYAGVKPTERQKRAAELLDLVGLSDRTRHRPAEMSGGQQQRVAIARALAADPPLILADEPTGNLDSRSGAEVMNILESLNVSGKTVILITHDREIAARAKRKIEIRDGKIVRDERVKD; from the coding sequence GTGATCGAGTTGATAGGCGTATCCAAGGTTTACGGAAAGGGAAAGAACCAGGTGCCCGTCCTCGACGACATAAACCTCAAAGTGGACGAAGGCGAATTCGTAGCTATCCTGGGACCTTCCGGGTCCGGAAAGACGACGCTGATGAACATCCTGGGCCTCATCGATACCCCCACCTCGGGCAGCTACATCTTCGAGGGCAAACCCGTCAGCGAATTGAAGGATCGGGAACTGGCGAAGATAAGGAACAGGAAAATAGGCTTTGTATTCCAGAGCTTCAACCTCATCCCGGACCTGGACGCCCTGGAAAACGTCGAGCTGCCCCTCATATACGCCGGCGTAAAGCCCACCGAGAGGCAAAAGAGAGCCGCCGAACTTCTTGACCTCGTCGGCCTGTCGGACCGTACCCGCCACAGGCCTGCTGAAATGTCCGGCGGCCAGCAGCAGAGGGTGGCCATCGCCCGGGCTCTGGCCGCGGACCCGCCTCTCATCCTGGCCGATGAACCTACGGGCAACCTGGACTCCAGATCCGGCGCCGAAGTAATGAACATCCTTGAATCGCTGAACGTGTCCGGAAAAACCGTAATACTCATAACCCACGACAGGGAAATCGCCGCCAGGGCCAAGAGAAAAATCGAAATAAGGGACGGAAAAATAGTCCGCGACGAAAGGGTGAAGGATTAA
- a CDS encoding ABC transporter permease, producing the protein MPFSAYIKMALRSITRKKMRSFLTMLGVIIGVASVITLVAITQGTASQIEESIKSLGANLIAVNITGRGPTNSLTYEEFQELSTKNPFIDYAAPVSTARLRAIYKGESMDVNITGTNEAYAAIRNLNIARGRFFTVDDVRLRRSVAVIGSTAAEELFGSNNPLGQEIRVKNRIFEVIGVLAPKGNTMGGSEDEIILIPITVARTLTGRSGINQIYMQAGSPEVVQPAIDYLTSELLKKFKGDEDSFRIFDQTQVLETVKQTTGAMSTMLGGIAAISLLVGGIGIMNIMLVSITERTKEIGIRKALGATKQDILLQFLIESIILSGSGGAIGVLSGFAAAYALKSALGISVKLAPPFVILAFSFSLLVGVFFGLYPASRAASLNPVEALRYE; encoded by the coding sequence ATGCCTTTTTCCGCTTATATAAAGATGGCCCTAAGGAGCATCACCCGCAAAAAAATGCGTTCCTTCCTCACCATGCTCGGCGTAATCATAGGCGTCGCATCGGTAATTACCCTGGTGGCAATAACTCAGGGCACCGCATCTCAAATAGAAGAGAGCATTAAAAGCCTAGGCGCCAACCTAATCGCGGTGAACATTACGGGCCGCGGGCCCACGAATTCTCTGACCTACGAAGAATTCCAGGAGCTCTCGACCAAAAACCCGTTCATAGATTACGCAGCTCCGGTTTCCACCGCCAGGCTCAGGGCAATTTACAAAGGCGAGAGCATGGATGTAAACATCACCGGCACCAACGAAGCCTACGCAGCTATTAGAAACCTGAACATAGCCCGGGGAAGATTTTTTACCGTCGATGACGTCAGGCTCAGACGAAGCGTAGCGGTTATCGGTTCCACCGCGGCTGAAGAACTCTTCGGGAGCAACAACCCCCTGGGCCAGGAAATACGGGTGAAAAACAGGATCTTCGAGGTAATCGGGGTCCTCGCACCCAAGGGCAACACAATGGGAGGCTCCGAAGATGAAATAATACTGATACCCATCACCGTGGCCCGTACCCTCACCGGCAGAAGCGGCATAAACCAGATTTACATGCAGGCCGGCTCCCCGGAAGTCGTACAGCCGGCGATCGACTACCTGACTTCGGAGCTCCTCAAAAAATTCAAAGGTGATGAAGACAGCTTCCGGATATTCGACCAGACCCAGGTGCTTGAAACGGTTAAACAGACCACCGGCGCCATGTCGACCATGCTGGGAGGGATCGCCGCTATATCCCTCCTCGTCGGCGGCATCGGCATAATGAACATAATGCTGGTGTCGATAACTGAAAGGACGAAAGAAATCGGCATTCGCAAGGCCCTGGGAGCCACGAAGCAGGATATACTCCTCCAGTTCCTCATTGAATCCATCATCCTCAGCGGCTCCGGCGGAGCAATCGGCGTGCTTTCGGGTTTCGCCGCCGCCTACGCCCTGAAGAGCGCCCTGGGCATAAGCGTAAAATTGGCGCCCCCCTTCGTGATTCTCGCCTTCAGCTTCTCGCTGCTGGTCGGTGTCTTCTTCGGCCTTTACCCCGCCAGCAGAGCTGCCAGCCTCAACCCCGTAGAGGCTTTGCGGTATGAGTAA
- a CDS encoding S-layer homology domain-containing protein codes for MKRFKKLLVTLLVLTFVLSTVSVGFAATTETSPSVVRAKALGILKGDEKGNLNLDKPITRAEAITLIIRISGLESSANLMKGQTKFKDVPATHWATGYINLGVGQGILKGYPDGTFKPNNNVTYAEMKYSLLMSKQKIKIS; via the coding sequence ATGAAGCGATTCAAAAAGCTCTTAGTGACCCTGCTTGTTCTCACATTTGTGCTCAGCACAGTGAGCGTAGGGTTCGCAGCAACAACCGAAACGTCGCCTTCGGTTGTAAGGGCCAAAGCGCTCGGCATACTGAAGGGTGACGAGAAGGGCAACCTGAACCTTGATAAACCCATTACCCGCGCAGAAGCAATCACATTAATTATCAGAATTAGCGGGCTTGAGAGCTCTGCCAACCTCATGAAGGGGCAGACAAAGTTTAAAGATGTGCCTGCAACTCACTGGGCAACTGGCTACATAAACCTGGGAGTTGGGCAGGGCATCCTCAAAGGTTATCCCGATGGCACCTTCAAGCCCAATAATAACGTAACATATGCCGAGATGAAATATTCTTTGTTAATGTCCAAACAGAAGATAAAGATAAGTTAA